The following DNA comes from Candidatus Eremiobacteraceae bacterium.
CGGAAGCCGGTCCGCGATCAAACCGATCTCGATCAGCTCGTGCAGCGCTTTGATGATGCCGATCATACCGACGCCGCCGCCGGTCGGGTAGAGGATGACGTCCGGCACTTCCCACGCGCCTTGTTCCGCGATCTCAAAGCCGAGCGTCTTCTTGCCTTCGATGCGATACGGCTCGCGCAACGTGGACGCGTCATACATGCCCATTTCGCGCACGATCTCCGAACAGCGTCTGCCGGCGTCGGCGAGCACGCCGTCCACGAGCGTCAGCGATGCGCCGACCGCGGCGCACTCATGCCGGTGGATGAGCGGCGCGCCTCGCGGCATGACGAGGTGCGCCCGCATTCCGGCGCGCCGTCCGTATGCCGCCCACGCTCCGCCTGCGTTGCCGTTTGTCGGCATCGCAAATTCTTTGACGCCGAGCTCGCGCGCTCGCGATAGACCCACCGCTGCGCCTCTCGCTTTGAAGCTGCCGGTCGGGAGCGTGCCTTCATCCTTGACCGAAAGCGCTTCGATGCCGATGGCTTCGCCGATGTTCGCAAGCGGAACGATGGGCGTGACTGTTTCCCCGAGTTTGACCGCGTTGCGCGGAAGATCGCGGATCGGAAGCAGTTCGGCATAGCGCCACAGATCCCACGCTCGCGTCGAGAGCGCGTCGCGCGTGAGCGTGGCTCCGGCGCGCGCCAAATCGTAGCGGGCGAGCAGCGGCGCGCCGCACGTGCA
Coding sequences within:
- a CDS encoding threonine synthase, coding for MHPADAVAHLCTCGAPLLARYDLARAGATLTRDALSTRAWDLWRYAELLPIRDLPRNAVKLGETVTPIVPLANIGEAIGIEALSVKDEGTLPTGSFKARGAAVGLSRARELGVKEFAMPTNGNAGGAWAAYGRRAGMRAHLVMPRGAPLIHRHECAAVGASLTLVDGVLADAGRRCSEIVREMGMYDASTLREPYRIEGKKTLGFEIAEQGAWEVPDVILYPTGGGVGMIGIIKALHELIEIGLIADRLPRMVAVQSAGCAPIVRAFESGARESQFWNDAKTVAYGITVPKALGDFLVLDAVYESGGCALAVEDDAIVRMRKRVAESEGVILCLEGAATIAAADQLRASGWIREGERVLAINTANGLKGDLTASAP